One Poecilia reticulata strain Guanapo linkage group LG19, Guppy_female_1.0+MT, whole genome shotgun sequence genomic window carries:
- the LOC103481422 gene encoding neurogenic differentiation factor 2-like has translation MLSRLFSEVLPDVQRLAADWAQDTDSDGCKVKEEREPCHLEEDDLDEPQEGSSRAESEMAGDDDDEDDDGEEEECGDENGGDKPKKRGPKKRKMTPARVERSKLRRVKANARERTRMHDLNSALDNLRKVVPCYSKTQKLSKIETLRLAKNYILALGEILRNGKRPDVVTYVQMLCKGLSQPTTNLVAGCLQLNTRNFLTEQCADGARFHMPSSPFSVHPYPYRCSRLSSPHYQAGAGALNMRAHSYSGSGYEAVYMPGGTSPDYNSPEYEGQHSPPVCLNGGLSGKQQESSDTDRSYHYSMHYSGLTTSRPNHGLHFGPSGARSGGAHSENIPPFHDVHLHHDRAPPYEDLNAFFHN, from the coding sequence ATGTTGAGCCGTCTGTTCAGCGAGGTGCTGCCGGACGTCCAGCGGTTGGCGGCGGACTGGGCGCAGGACACCGACAGCGACGGATGCAAGGTGAAGGAGGAACGCGAGCCGTGCCACCTCGAAGAGGACGACTTGGACGAGCCGCAGGAGGGCAGCAGCCGGGCAGAGTCCGAGATGGCCGGGGACGACGACGACGAGGACGACGATGGCGAGGAAGAAGAGTGCGGGGACGAAAACGGCGGGGATAAACCCAAGAAGCGCGGCCCCAAGAAGCGCAAGATGACGCCGGCGCGCGTGGAGCGCTCCAAGCTGCGGCGCGTGAAGGCCAACGCGCGGGAGCGCACGCGCATGCACGATCTGAACTCGGCGCTGGACAACTTGCGCAAAGTGGTACCGTGCTACTCCAAAACCCAGAAACTCTCCAAAATAGAGACTCTGAGGTTGGCCAAGAATTACATTCTAGCCCTCGGGGAGATTTTACGCAACGGGAAACGTCCAGATGTGGTGACCTACGTGCAGATGTTGTGCAAGGGCCTGTCCCAGCCTACCACCAACCTGGTGGCGGGCTGCCTGCAGCTCAACACCAGGAACTTCCTGACCGAGCAGTGCGCGGACGGAGCCCGCTTCCACATGCCCAGTTCTCCGTTCTCAGTCCACCCCTACCCCTACCGCTGCTCCCGCCTCTCTAGCCCTCACTACCAGGCCGGAGCCGGAGCTCTCAATATGCGGGCCCATTCCTACAGCGGCTCCGGGTATGAGGCCGTGTACATGCCGGGCGGGACGTCCCCAGACTACAACAGCCCGGAGTATGAGGGCCAGCACAGCCCTCCGGTGTGCCTGAACGGCGGCCTGTCCGGGAAGCAGCAGGAGTCCTCAGACACAGACAGGAGCTATCATTACTCTATGCATTACTCCGGACTGACCACATCCCGGCCTAATCACGGCCTACATTTTGGACCATCGGGAGCGCGCAGCGGAGGCGCGCATTCTGAAAACATCCCACCTTTCCACGACGTCCACCTGCACCACGACAGGGCGCCGCCATATGAAGACCTGAACGCTTTTTTCCACAACTGA